The following coding sequences lie in one uncultured Mailhella sp. genomic window:
- a CDS encoding outer membrane beta-barrel protein → MKRLFFFVAVVMIMLSSSALAADSTVYGVYLAPKFTVSVLHTRGNLDLSASSWGPRRVFGVRAGGALALGYDFWRKYQVPFRLELEYGASESVSKTSSVKVFRRRFPFRAKIGVQTLFVNAYMDMRNNSGFTPYVGAGAGTAFIDVEGSSMGMLASDHSTVPAGQLSLGCSYAFNKNVSLDIGYRFVIMRDTDASCDSIRLNLQKNYMHQVILGLRITF, encoded by the coding sequence GTGAAAAGATTGTTCTTTTTTGTTGCGGTTGTGATGATTATGTTGTCATCATCTGCGTTGGCGGCAGATAGCACGGTCTACGGCGTCTATCTTGCTCCAAAATTTACGGTATCTGTGCTGCATACCAGAGGAAATCTTGATTTGTCTGCCTCGTCATGGGGGCCGCGCAGAGTGTTCGGAGTCAGAGCAGGTGGCGCTCTGGCTCTGGGATACGATTTCTGGAGAAAGTATCAGGTTCCGTTCCGCCTGGAACTGGAGTATGGAGCCTCCGAAAGTGTTTCAAAAACATCTTCTGTAAAGGTTTTCAGAAGGCGTTTTCCTTTCAGGGCCAAGATAGGTGTGCAGACACTGTTCGTGAATGCCTATATGGATATGCGGAACAACAGCGGCTTTACTCCGTATGTTGGGGCTGGGGCAGGCACGGCTTTCATTGATGTAGAAGGAAGCAGTATGGGAATGTTGGCATCCGACCATTCAACGGTTCCTGCAGGACAGCTTAGTCTTGGCTGCTCTTATGCCTTCAATAAGAACGTTTCTCTGGATATTGGATATCGTTTTGTTATTATGCGCGATACGGATGCTTCATGTGACTCCATTCGTTTGAATCTTCAGAAGAACTATATGCATCAGGTCATACTTGGTCTGCGAATTACTTTTTAA
- a CDS encoding DUF1653 domain-containing protein, with protein sequence MPELDNRPPFKSGDIVQHFKHERYPADSPMYTYRILGYATHSETRETLVIYEALYDLYDEDTLKVFARPLDMFMSKVDKKKYPDIRQEYRFEFLSRA encoded by the coding sequence ATGCCAGAATTAGACAATCGTCCTCCCTTCAAGTCCGGCGACATCGTTCAGCACTTCAAGCATGAACGCTACCCTGCAGATTCTCCCATGTACACCTACAGAATTCTAGGATATGCCACGCACTCCGAGACCAGAGAAACTCTCGTTATCTATGAGGCTCTTTATGACCTGTACGATGAAGACACACTCAAGGTATTTGCAAGGCCGCTCGATATGTTTATGTCAAAGGTAGACAAGAAGAAGTATCCAGATATCCGGCAGGAATATCGATTTGAGTTTCTGTCCCGAGCGTAA
- a CDS encoding AAA family ATPase, producing the protein MANAGQHSGFLPSQRGGLNLTAELFSCVQWLFGDLRELLENIDLQTSKFKSSSGIAAHHAVQNILDSEVHHYASACSVLVEEHPCVCSYIVEQIVQRCRQVAEEVNTSLHVEFLSFGCEFKRVFGLDDDDIAICEFIYIIHSFSEVKNYFDIRFNIFNVSNRRMMAQTLSIQQDVLSVHISMLHSFGIIEYLPDHSLGLTEMIKSFWSSELSFEEGYFCSKFCAELLPLKSFHRTDEELRHVSRLLKEQVDFPVNFLIYGPSGAGKKTFIHSLARTLNMQVWFVSSRDKRRDSEYRASFFACLHRASKQKESIIVVDGAERLLHIVFSSDTDIISFLKRIGQKIVWITDEIEKIDPAFRSYFTYSMYFEALGLHERIEMWRNVMKRQGLSRRFHKSSITKLSLKYPVKVNIVESSVVQEAGLYPVGRKFYDAIDRILYAYLRFQSRGSFQHKKIIIQFQILH; encoded by the coding sequence ATGGCAAACGCAGGGCAGCACAGTGGCTTCTTGCCCTCTCAGAGGGGGGGGCTGAATCTTACTGCGGAACTTTTCAGTTGCGTGCAGTGGCTTTTTGGTGATTTGCGGGAGCTTCTAGAAAACATAGATCTACAGACTTCAAAATTCAAAAGTTCGTCTGGAATTGCGGCACATCATGCTGTTCAAAATATATTGGACAGTGAAGTACATCATTATGCGAGTGCATGTAGTGTACTTGTTGAGGAACATCCTTGTGTATGCTCATATATTGTAGAACAGATTGTACAGAGATGCCGACAGGTAGCAGAAGAAGTAAACACTTCATTACATGTAGAATTTCTATCATTTGGATGTGAATTCAAGCGAGTGTTTGGACTTGATGATGATGACATTGCTATTTGCGAGTTTATATATATTATCCATAGTTTTTCTGAGGTCAAAAACTATTTTGATATCAGATTTAATATATTTAATGTCAGTAATCGTAGGATGATGGCGCAGACACTGAGCATACAGCAGGATGTATTATCTGTTCATATCAGTATGTTGCATTCTTTTGGCATAATCGAATATTTACCTGACCATTCTTTGGGGCTGACGGAAATGATTAAATCCTTCTGGTCATCGGAGTTATCCTTTGAGGAAGGATACTTCTGCAGTAAGTTTTGTGCAGAGTTGTTACCGTTGAAGTCTTTTCACAGAACAGACGAAGAATTACGTCATGTGAGCCGTCTCTTGAAGGAACAGGTTGACTTTCCAGTAAATTTTTTGATTTACGGACCTTCTGGGGCGGGTAAAAAGACTTTTATTCACAGCCTGGCCAGAACTCTTAATATGCAGGTATGGTTTGTAAGTAGTCGGGATAAAAGAAGAGATAGTGAGTACCGAGCTTCATTTTTTGCGTGTCTTCATAGGGCTTCCAAGCAGAAAGAGTCCATTATCGTTGTAGATGGTGCAGAAAGATTGCTTCATATCGTTTTTAGCAGTGATACGGATATTATTTCTTTTTTGAAGAGAATCGGTCAAAAAATCGTTTGGATAACCGATGAAATAGAAAAAATTGATCCAGCGTTCAGGTCGTATTTTACTTACAGTATGTATTTTGAAGCTCTTGGACTGCATGAGCGTATAGAGATGTGGCGGAACGTGATGAAACGTCAGGGGCTGTCGAGACGGTTTCATAAGTCTTCTATAACGAAACTTTCCTTAAAGTATCCAGTAAAAGTGAATATTGTTGAAAGTTCAGTAGTACAGGAAGCAGGATTATATCCTGTTGGACGCAAGTTTTACGATGCTATTGATCGTATTCTTTATGCTTATCTTCGTTTTCAAAGTAGAGGTAGTTTTCAACATAAAAAAATTATAATACAGTTTCAGATTTTACATTGA
- a CDS encoding ATP-binding protein, whose product MDKAIRSGETLPLGCGNILFYGPPGTGKTALARFIAESFHEMERSGAVLVIDEADSFLYSRDIAHQSWEVTLVNEFLTSLDESQGFCICTTNRIEHLDNPALRRFSYRLQFLYANRVQVESLYNTILDPLCKDIISDRLRNRLASMLYLTPGDFHVVRTRYSPLFTKPEKVTHDLLVQALLQKMELKLDSTKYSLQNID is encoded by the coding sequence ATGGATAAAGCAATTCGTTCTGGAGAAACATTACCACTTGGATGTGGTAATATATTATTTTATGGACCACCTGGTACGGGAAAGACTGCACTTGCCCGCTTTATTGCAGAATCTTTCCATGAAATGGAGCGGAGTGGTGCAGTTCTGGTCATTGATGAGGCGGACTCTTTTCTCTATTCCCGCGATATTGCTCACCAGTCGTGGGAAGTTACTCTTGTAAATGAGTTTTTGACTTCATTGGATGAAAGTCAAGGATTTTGTATATGTACTACAAACAGAATAGAGCATCTTGATAATCCAGCTCTAAGGAGATTTTCTTATAGATTGCAATTTCTATATGCTAATAGAGTACAAGTTGAATCTCTTTATAATACAATTCTTGATCCTTTATGTAAAGATATAATATCGGATAGACTTCGGAATAGACTTGCAAGTATGTTGTATCTTACACCTGGTGACTTTCATGTCGTACGGACAAGATATAGTCCACTTTTTACGAAGCCGGAGAAGGTAACTCATGATCTTCTTGTGCAGGCGCTTTTACAGAAGATGGAATTGAAGCTTGATTCGACAAAGTATTCTTTGCAGAATATAGACTGA
- a CDS encoding WYL domain-containing protein → MNPSERLLSLYSMLLFSPKAISLKELSSRMGCSKQTIIRDMNKLEASSFGKLVCEKQNRECFYRLERPGKLPKLSLDAGGLQQLALCRSFLMHILPKDMQDRTEKTLQCASAYMQNTMEVDYIGVENSKSVFKGAIDYTHLGKILELLIAAIHEHQVCRICYRAAVHGKKKTYCFAPKGLIAYHEALYVRGWVVFDKGNVIQKYDQPTDLAVHRIIKVRSTTRSSDSLPDMACDDDMKFGLIQGYSFNVKIWFDVSAATYVSERIWSVDQSIVRHQDGSLTLTMTCRSEVEVISWVLSFGDAAELLSPVWLRQEVVERVKNMAECYTGKRIGTDSCSEK, encoded by the coding sequence ATGAATCCTTCTGAACGTCTGCTTTCTTTATATTCCATGCTTTTATTTTCACCTAAGGCGATAAGCCTTAAAGAACTATCAAGCCGGATGGGTTGTTCAAAGCAGACCATCATACGAGATATGAATAAGCTGGAGGCCTCAAGTTTTGGCAAGCTTGTTTGTGAAAAGCAGAATCGTGAGTGTTTTTATAGGCTGGAGCGTCCCGGAAAGCTTCCTAAACTTAGTCTAGACGCCGGTGGTCTTCAGCAGCTGGCACTCTGTCGTTCTTTTTTAATGCATATTTTGCCAAAAGATATGCAGGATCGGACAGAAAAAACGCTACAGTGTGCATCGGCTTATATGCAGAATACCATGGAAGTCGATTATATCGGAGTTGAAAATAGTAAATCTGTTTTTAAAGGAGCAATTGACTATACTCATTTAGGAAAGATATTGGAGTTGCTCATTGCTGCTATACATGAACATCAGGTATGTCGTATTTGTTATCGTGCAGCTGTTCATGGAAAGAAAAAGACATACTGCTTTGCACCAAAAGGACTCATTGCATATCATGAAGCTCTTTATGTACGCGGATGGGTAGTATTTGATAAAGGAAATGTAATACAAAAATATGACCAACCTACGGATTTAGCAGTTCATCGTATAATCAAAGTCAGATCTACAACTCGTAGCTCTGACTCTTTACCTGACATGGCCTGCGATGATGACATGAAATTTGGTCTTATTCAGGGATATTCTTTTAATGTAAAAATATGGTTTGATGTATCAGCAGCAACATATGTCAGTGAGCGGATATGGAGTGTTGATCAATCTATTGTTCGCCATCAGGATGGGAGTCTCACTTTGACCATGACCTGTCGAAGTGAAGTTGAAGTGATCTCTTGGGTGTTGAGTTTCGGTGATGCCGCCGAGCTGCTTTCCCCAGTCTGGTTGCGACAGGAAGTAGTAGAGAGGGTAAAAAATATGGCAGAATGTTATACTGGTAAAAGGATAGGGACTGACTCTTGCTCTGAGAAATAA
- the tnpA gene encoding IS200/IS605 family transposase: MAKEQNLAHTKWLCRYHIVFTPKYRRKVIYGQYREEIGKIIRQLCNYKGIEIIEGHMMIDHVHMLVMIPPKYAISSVMGYIKGKSSLMIFDKFSQLKYRYGNRRFWSVGYYVSTVGLNEATIRKYIRDQDREDIMLDKRTSREYTDPFSPKQGKLL; the protein is encoded by the coding sequence ATGGCGAAAGAACAAAATCTGGCACATACGAAATGGCTGTGTAGGTACCATATTGTCTTCACTCCGAAGTATAGGAGAAAAGTGATTTATGGGCAATACCGTGAAGAAATAGGAAAAATAATACGACAGCTTTGTAATTACAAGGGAATTGAAATTATTGAGGGGCATATGATGATAGACCATGTGCATATGCTTGTCATGATACCGCCAAAGTATGCGATATCGTCGGTTATGGGGTATATAAAGGGTAAAAGTTCACTGATGATTTTTGATAAATTTTCCCAGCTGAAATACCGGTATGGCAATCGGAGATTCTGGAGCGTGGGATATTACGTCAGCACAGTAGGTTTGAACGAAGCAACGATCAGGAAATATATACGGGATCAGGATCGAGAAGATATCATGCTCGATAAGAGGACGAGCAGGGAATATACGGATCCGTTCAGTCCAAAGCAGGGAAAGCTCCTTTAG
- a CDS encoding DUF6538 domain-containing protein, which produces MNDLEPLNIPGTASHSRYLSKYKTYLSHHRGIRYFRITVPNHLRSLLGKTEIRRSLDGMKRCCCYCLSSTATWRASGELFRRGRSWKYPSEGSLVVGTWEAFDRA; this is translated from the coding sequence ATGAACGACTTAGAGCCGCTGAATATTCCCGGAACAGCTTCTCACTCCCGGTACCTTTCGAAGTACAAGACCTACCTTTCTCATCATCGCGGTATCAGGTATTTTAGAATAACTGTGCCGAATCACTTACGTTCTCTCTTAGGAAAAACTGAAATCCGCCGCTCTCTGGATGGTATGAAAAGATGTTGCTGCTACTGTTTATCCTCTACTGCGACATGGAGAGCGAGTGGTGAACTCTTTCGGCGTGGAAGATCATGGAAGTACCCCTCTGAAGGAAGCCTTGTGGTGGGTACTTGGGAGGCTTTCGACAGGGCCTGA